A region of Oceaniferula marina DNA encodes the following proteins:
- a CDS encoding beta-N-acetylhexosaminidase yields MRLLVCASLLSVGVLSAANPIIPQPVSYQEKPGACSIQAGAFVYAPQAELPSYLKSLNEATGLKLRMAPADAACAIQFLSGEMRGSQAKGQTMPDGAYHMRVLPKVVNIYADSRSGHFYGLQSLLQILRAGEKNKGQISVPCAEIDDAPRFAWRGFMLDESRHFSGEDAVKCLLDTMAYYKMNRFHWHLTDSPGWRIEIKKYPKLTSVGGIGNQTDPKAPAAYYTQDQIRDIVAYAKARHINVIPEIDMPGHASAACRAYPEFSGGGSKKHPDFTFNPVDPATDAFLNDILKEVAGLFPDAGVIHFGGDEVHFGWDQWPELAGVKKLMKEEGLKLKDIETRFNLRFAKVINGLGFKTGGWDEIARTGMDPKQSVVFWWRHNKPKELSHALNTGYDVVLCPRRPCYFDFVQHASHKSGRRWGGFNPLSDTYGFPDALKLPVEPKGTILGIQACLWTETTITQERRDFMTFPRLLALAEAAWTPKESKDFAGFEKRLQPQLPELKARGIGYYDPFGNSPEVKK; encoded by the coding sequence ATGCGATTGCTAGTTTGTGCTTCCTTGTTATCGGTCGGCGTGCTTTCCGCCGCTAATCCGATTATTCCCCAACCTGTCAGCTACCAGGAAAAGCCGGGGGCTTGTTCGATTCAGGCTGGAGCTTTTGTCTACGCCCCACAGGCCGAGCTACCCAGCTACTTAAAGTCACTCAACGAGGCGACGGGTTTGAAACTGCGGATGGCGCCTGCTGATGCGGCCTGTGCGATTCAGTTCTTGAGCGGTGAAATGCGCGGAAGTCAGGCGAAAGGGCAGACCATGCCTGATGGAGCCTATCACATGCGCGTGTTACCCAAGGTGGTCAATATTTACGCGGATTCTCGAAGTGGGCATTTTTACGGGCTGCAATCCTTGCTGCAGATCTTGCGCGCCGGGGAGAAAAACAAAGGGCAAATCAGTGTGCCCTGCGCCGAAATCGATGACGCCCCTCGCTTTGCTTGGCGCGGGTTCATGCTCGACGAATCACGGCATTTTTCCGGCGAAGATGCGGTGAAGTGCCTGCTTGATACGATGGCATATTACAAAATGAATCGTTTTCATTGGCATCTGACCGATTCCCCTGGCTGGCGGATCGAGATTAAGAAATACCCAAAACTGACCAGCGTGGGCGGGATTGGAAACCAAACGGACCCGAAGGCTCCGGCGGCTTATTACACCCAGGATCAGATCCGGGACATCGTTGCCTATGCCAAGGCACGCCATATCAACGTGATCCCGGAAATCGATATGCCGGGCCATGCTTCGGCCGCATGCCGCGCATACCCTGAGTTTAGCGGTGGGGGATCGAAAAAACATCCGGATTTTACCTTCAACCCCGTGGATCCGGCGACCGATGCCTTTTTAAACGACATTCTCAAGGAAGTGGCCGGGCTCTTTCCCGACGCCGGGGTGATTCACTTCGGTGGTGATGAGGTGCATTTCGGTTGGGACCAATGGCCGGAACTCGCAGGAGTCAAGAAGCTGATGAAAGAGGAGGGGCTTAAACTGAAGGATATCGAGACCCGCTTCAACCTGCGTTTTGCCAAGGTGATCAACGGGCTGGGATTCAAAACCGGAGGCTGGGATGAAATCGCCCGGACCGGGATGGACCCGAAACAATCGGTCGTCTTCTGGTGGCGGCACAACAAACCCAAGGAGCTGAGCCACGCCCTGAATACGGGTTACGACGTCGTGCTCTGCCCGCGTCGGCCATGTTACTTCGACTTCGTTCAGCACGCCTCCCATAAGTCGGGCCGCCGCTGGGGGGGCTTTAATCCTCTGTCCGATACCTATGGTTTTCCTGATGCCCTGAAACTACCGGTGGAGCCAAAGGGAACGATCCTGGGGATCCAGGCTTGTTTGTGGACGGAAACGACGATCACCCAGGAAAGGCGCGATTTTATGACCTTCCCCCGATTGCTGGCACTGGCCGAGGCTGCTTGGACACCGAAAGAAAGCAAAGACTTCGCTGGGTTTGAA